In Selenomonas dianae, a genomic segment contains:
- a CDS encoding F0F1 ATP synthase subunit delta, whose amino-acid sequence MLNMELARKYARAIFELACEEHALKEYGADLAKVQHLYQDCPELKAYLCNPNIRPEDKKSLLKEVFEGGVRDTMLNFLLLLIDKRRMMVFDAIHAIFGQLSNEKLGIAVADVTTVDALAPAQLKELTEKLERITGKQVTLREHRDPSLIGGVVVRIGDRRIDGSIKGRLAAMTAELMAN is encoded by the coding sequence ATGCTGAACATGGAACTTGCACGCAAGTACGCACGCGCGATTTTCGAGCTTGCCTGTGAGGAGCACGCACTCAAGGAGTACGGCGCGGATCTCGCGAAGGTGCAGCACCTCTATCAGGACTGCCCGGAGCTGAAGGCGTATCTCTGCAACCCGAACATCCGGCCGGAGGACAAGAAGTCCCTCCTGAAGGAGGTGTTCGAGGGCGGCGTGCGCGATACGATGCTGAACTTCCTCCTCTTGCTCATCGACAAGCGGCGCATGATGGTGTTCGACGCGATCCACGCGATCTTCGGTCAGCTCTCGAACGAGAAACTCGGCATCGCCGTGGCGGATGTCACGACGGTGGACGCGCTCGCGCCCGCGCAGCTGAAGGAGCTGACGGAGAAACTTGAGCGCATCACGGGCAAGCAGGTAACGCTGCGCGAGCACCGCGACCCCTCGCTCATCGGCGGCGTGGTGGTGCGCATCGGCGACCGCCGCATCGACGGCAGCATCAAGGGACGTCTCGCAGCAATGACGGCAGAGTTAATGGCGAACTAG
- the atpF gene encoding F0F1 ATP synthase subunit B gives MSEITQGLIDLNGTLPVQIINFLILVALLRAVAYKPIVRMMDERRAKIAESIEKADADAAAAEATLSEYKAQLAAARTKAQEIVDQAEKRASEEREASIQATKREIEQMKKANELQMERERAHAVEQLKAEVVTLSLAAAGKIIRKNLEAKDNDAIIGEFIKKLDAKKIGDAPC, from the coding sequence TTGAGCGAAATTACGCAAGGGCTGATTGATCTCAACGGGACGCTGCCTGTCCAAATCATCAACTTCCTGATTCTCGTTGCACTCCTGCGCGCGGTGGCGTACAAGCCGATCGTCCGCATGATGGATGAGCGCAGAGCTAAGATCGCCGAGAGCATCGAAAAGGCGGACGCGGATGCGGCCGCTGCCGAGGCGACGCTCAGTGAGTACAAGGCGCAGCTTGCCGCCGCACGTACGAAGGCACAGGAAATTGTCGATCAGGCGGAGAAGCGTGCGAGCGAGGAACGCGAGGCGAGCATCCAGGCGACGAAGCGCGAGATCGAACAGATGAAGAAGGCGAACGAGCTGCAGATGGAGCGCGAACGCGCCCATGCCGTTGAACAGCTGAAGGCGGAGGTTGTCACCCTGTCGCTCGCAGCGGCGGGCAAGATCATCCGGAAGAATCTGGAGGCGAAGGACAACGATGCCATCATCGGCGAGTTTATCAAGAAGCTCGACGCAAAAAAGATCGGTGATGCGCCATGCTGA